The sequence below is a genomic window from Rhizobium sp. NXC14.
GCGGTGGGAAGGCGAGATGCCGCCCCCCGGGCCGCCATGCAGGAAGACCGCGGGTTTGGCGCCGGGCGTTCCCGACCTTTCCCAGTAGATCACATGGCCGTCGCCGACATCGAGATGGCCGGAGGCATAGGCTTCAATTTCGGGATAGAGCGTGCGCAGGATCTCGGTCATATTCTCACGCCTTTTGCGGGCCAGGCCTGGGTGTCGTGGTCGGGATGCTGAAAGGAGATGATCGCCTCCTGTCGGGCATAGAAATCCGGGTCCTTGTGCGCGGGCGCATCGAAGATCGTCTCGACCCATGGCAGCCGGGCGTCATAATTCACCTGGATCTGCGGCGCGAGATCGCTGCGGTCGTCGAAGGTGCCGATCGCAAGCTCCAGCCCGCCTGGATGGCGATAGGTCATCGGCGTGCCGCAATTGCTGCAGAAGCCGCGGTCGATATTGACCGAGGATTGAAAGTAGCTCGGTTCGCCGCGCGTCCATTCCATCCCTTCCTCCGGTGTTGTGACGAGTGCGGAGAAGAAGCCGCCGAACTGTTTCTGGCACATGCGGCAATGGCAGATCGAGGGCCGTCCCAACTGGCCTGATATGCGGAAGCGCACGGCGCCGCACTGGCATCCGCCTGTTTTGATCTTATCCGTCATGGAATTCTCCGTGGCCAATGGGAAGTGTCGTGATCCGGGTGCTGATGATTGCTTGCGGCGATCGCGTTCTCGCGGTCGTGCGTATCTGGCTCGGCCTCCACCGGCAGCCCGTCGATGGCGTGGAACCAGGACATCTTGCGGCCAGTGTTGGATTGCATAACGGGCCTCACCGCATCGGGATCATCAAGCGAGCCGAGCGCGATGTTGATGAAATCCTCTTCGGGAATGTCGTAGAACAGCGGTGTGCCGCAATCGCCGCAGAAGCCGCGCCGCACGAGATCGGAGGAGCGGAACCACTTGGGATCGCCGCGCGTCAGTTCGAAATGCTCGCGCTTGGCCGCCGCAAGCGGCAGGAAATAATTGCCGGCCGCCTTCTGGCACATGCGGCAGTGGCAGATATGGGGATAACCGAGTTCGCCCAGAGCGCGATAACGAACCGCGCCGCACTGGCATCCGCCGGTCTGTCTCGCCGTTTCCATCAAGTGCGATCCTCCGGCGGCCAGACCGGCGTGTCGTGGTCGGGGTGCTGATAGGAAATCAGTTCGTGCAGGAAGGAGCCCGCCGTCAGATCCGCCTCGGTCCGTTCTCCCGGCAGTTCGTGCAGATGATCGACGAAGCCGATCTTGCCTTCCACACCCCACTGAACGGTCGGCGGCAGCTGCGACGGGTCGTCGAACGCGCCCGCCGCAATCGCCATCCCGTCCGGCGCTTCATAGGTCAGTGGCGTGCCGCAATCGCCGCAGAAACCACGCTCGACGAAGTTCGACGAGCGAAACCTTTTGCGCTCCCCCCGCGTCCATTCGAAATCGGCGCCGCGCACAGAGACCAGTGGCGCGTAATAGGCTCCGAACGCCTTCTGGCACATGCGGCAATGACAGATCGACGAATCCTTGAGTTCACCGATGACGTGGAAACGGATCGCGCCGCATTGGCACCCGCCGGTATAGGTCTTGGTCATAGACGATCTCTCCGCAACGATGCCGACAAGAAAAAGACGACCCCTTCCAACCCTCCCCACAAAGGGGAGGGCTCCCTCGTGGTTTCGCCTTTGTTTCCACCTCGAATGCTTGCAGTTGCGGTGAGATCATTTTGGAGCCGCGCGGCACCGTAGCCCTTCCCCCTTGTGGGGAGGGGTTGGGGAGGGGCCTTATCCCAATACAGCGCTCTCACCGCTTGACCTCCCACGTCGTCACCCGCTCGCCGGTCGCCACATCCTTACCGTCCTTCAGCTGGATGCCCTTTGCCGCAAGCTCGTCGCGAACCTTGTCTGCCTCGGCGAAGTTTTTCGCCCTCAGCATTTCAAGACGCATGGCGACCAGCGCATCGACCGCTGCTGCGAAGGCTTCATCGATTTCGACTTTCTTCGGCAGCACTCCGAGGAGCGCCGCACTTGCGGCGAAGACGGCATCGTTGCCGGATTGCGCCAGCGCGTGCAACGCCTGCACGGCGGCGACCGTATTCAGATCGTCGGCCAGCGCGTTCAGCACGCTGTCGTCCGGCGTTGCATCGCCGGCTTCCGTCGCCGGCCATTTGGCGAGCAGGCGTTCGGCCTCTTCCAGCCGCTTGATCGAGAAATCGATCGGCTCGCGGTAGTGCGTCATCAGCATGGCAAGGCGGAGCACCTCGCCCGGCCATTTGCGGCCGCCGAAGGTTTCCGTGTGGAGCAGATCGTGGATGGTGACGAAATTGCCCTCCGACTTCGACATCTTGCGGCCTTCGACCTGAACGAAGCCGTTGTGCATCCAGACATTCGCCATCACCTCGGTCCCGTGGGCGCAGCGCGACTGGGCGATCTCGTTTTCATGATGCGGGAAGATCAAATCCAGTCCGCCGCCGTGAATGTCGAAGACATCGCCGAGATAACGCCTGCTCATCGCGGAGCACTCGATATGCCAGCCCGGCCGGCCGCGGCCCCAGGGGCTCTCCCAGCCGGGCTCGTTATGACTCGAGAGCTTCCAGAGCACGAAATCGCCCGGATTCCTCTTGTGCGCATCGACGGCGACGCGGGCGCCGGCCTGCTGCTCGTCGAGCGGCCGCTTCGAAAGCTGGCCGTAATCGGCCATGGATTTGGTGTCGAACAGCACTTCGCCTGCCGCCACATAGGCATGCCCATTGCCGATCAGCTTGTCGATGATTTGGATCATCTCTGCGATATTATCGGTGGCACGCGGCTCGACATTCGGCTCCAGGCAGCCGAGTTCGGCGACATCGGCGTGAAACTGCGTCTCGGTCTTTTCAGTGACCGCGCGGATCGCATCGTTCAGCGGCAGGCCGGGATGATCTCTCAGCGCCCGCGCATTGATCTTGTCGTCGACGTCGGTGATGTTGCGGGCATAGGTGACGTGATCTTCGCCATAGACATGGCGCAGCAGCCGGAACAGCACGTCGAAGACGATGACCGGCCGGGCATTGCCGATATGGGCGAAATCATAGACCGTCGGGCCGCACACATACATGCGGACGTTCTCGGCATCGATCGGCTTGAAGATCGATTTCTCCCGCGTCAGCGTGTTGTACAGCTTCAGTTCCGGCGTGCGGCCCATTTCACTCTCCCAAATGCACGATCAGAAAAATATCGCGACCGGCAGGCCGGGGCGTTTCGCATCTTGACAATTGGGGAGACGAAAACGGCCAGGCCAGCGCGTGCGCTAGCGAATAATCTTTCCGCAGATAATGCAGATAACCGTTTTCATGCCGCGTTTTATGGCGCGGGAACGGCGTTTGGTCAAGAGGGGCAAGGAAGGATCGGCGGCAACCGAAGCGACTAATCCGGTGCGCTGCGTCCCCGGAGGCTCGTCTGCCATTTTCGTGGCGTAAATCGCGTGTAGCCGGTTCGGAAGCTGCTGAAAATGCGGGAGGAATGAGTGGGGAGCGTTGTTCGGTGGACAATCACTGCGGCTGCAATTCCGGTGGTCGCATCCGCCGCATATTTCGCATACGATTTCGGCATGCTTCGCTTCAACAATCCGACCTTATCGCGTTATCCGATTCAAGGCATCGATGTCAGCCATCACCAGGGCGACATCGATTGGAAGACGGTGGCCGCCCAGCCGAACGTGCGTTTCGCAATCATGAAGGCGACCGAAGGCGGCGATCACAAGGATTCCAGGTTCGCCGAGAACTGGCAACGTGCCGGAGATGCAGGGCTGGTGAGAGGCGCCTACCATTTCTTCACCTTCTGCCGCCCGGGCAAGGATCAGGCGCAGAATGTCCTGGCCACCGTGCCGAAGGCGCCGCGAACCCTGCCGATCGCCATCGATCTGGAATTTGTCGGTAATTGCAACAAGGTCCCGACGGTCGAGGAAATGGCAACGGAGGTCAATGCCTTCGTCACCGAACTGAAAGCGATCTTTCCGGAAAAGCCGATCTTCTACGTCACGCAGGAATTTTTCGATCAGTATCTGAAAGGCAACGAGGCTCGCTTCCCCGAGCATTACCTTTGGCTGCGAAGCGTGTTCAATGAGCCAACGCAGGTAGGCTGCAGTCGTTGGTCGGTCTGGCAATTTGCCGACAACGGCGCTGTGAACGGCATCCGAGGACCAGTGGACCTCAATGTCCTATGCCCAGCCGAAACAGGTTTCGCGCATCTGTTCCCGGCCATTGCCGCGAACTGAAACGTCCGTTTATTCCGGCAGGCGGTAATCGGCGAGCTTGTTGTCCCGTACGATGAACAGCTTGCCAGTCTCTGTCACACCGGGACCAACCAGTGGCAGGATCGCCTTCGCCACTTCGGAGGGGTGCGGCAGCGTCTGCGGATCTTCGCCGGGCACCGCCTGCGCCCTCATCGCCGTTCGGGTTGCGCCCGGATCGACGCTGGTGATGCGCAGCGGCGTCGATTGG
It includes:
- a CDS encoding GFA family protein, with product MTDKIKTGGCQCGAVRFRISGQLGRPSICHCRMCQKQFGGFFSALVTTPEEGMEWTRGEPSYFQSSVNIDRGFCSNCGTPMTYRHPGGLELAIGTFDDRSDLAPQIQVNYDARLPWVETIFDAPAHKDPDFYARQEAIISFQHPDHDTQAWPAKGVRI
- a CDS encoding GFA family protein; the encoded protein is METARQTGGCQCGAVRYRALGELGYPHICHCRMCQKAAGNYFLPLAAAKREHFELTRGDPKWFRSSDLVRRGFCGDCGTPLFYDIPEEDFINIALGSLDDPDAVRPVMQSNTGRKMSWFHAIDGLPVEAEPDTHDRENAIAASNHQHPDHDTSHWPRRIP
- a CDS encoding GFA family protein, whose amino-acid sequence is MTKTYTGGCQCGAIRFHVIGELKDSSICHCRMCQKAFGAYYAPLVSVRGADFEWTRGERKRFRSSNFVERGFCGDCGTPLTYEAPDGMAIAAGAFDDPSQLPPTVQWGVEGKIGFVDHLHELPGERTEADLTAGSFLHELISYQHPDHDTPVWPPEDRT
- the cysS gene encoding cysteine--tRNA ligase, with translation MGRTPELKLYNTLTREKSIFKPIDAENVRMYVCGPTVYDFAHIGNARPVIVFDVLFRLLRHVYGEDHVTYARNITDVDDKINARALRDHPGLPLNDAIRAVTEKTETQFHADVAELGCLEPNVEPRATDNIAEMIQIIDKLIGNGHAYVAAGEVLFDTKSMADYGQLSKRPLDEQQAGARVAVDAHKRNPGDFVLWKLSSHNEPGWESPWGRGRPGWHIECSAMSRRYLGDVFDIHGGGLDLIFPHHENEIAQSRCAHGTEVMANVWMHNGFVQVEGRKMSKSEGNFVTIHDLLHTETFGGRKWPGEVLRLAMLMTHYREPIDFSIKRLEEAERLLAKWPATEAGDATPDDSVLNALADDLNTVAAVQALHALAQSGNDAVFAASAALLGVLPKKVEIDEAFAAAVDALVAMRLEMLRAKNFAEADKVRDELAAKGIQLKDGKDVATGERVTTWEVKR
- a CDS encoding GH25 family lysozyme; its protein translation is MGSVVRWTITAAAIPVVASAAYFAYDFGMLRFNNPTLSRYPIQGIDVSHHQGDIDWKTVAAQPNVRFAIMKATEGGDHKDSRFAENWQRAGDAGLVRGAYHFFTFCRPGKDQAQNVLATVPKAPRTLPIAIDLEFVGNCNKVPTVEEMATEVNAFVTELKAIFPEKPIFYVTQEFFDQYLKGNEARFPEHYLWLRSVFNEPTQVGCSRWSVWQFADNGAVNGIRGPVDLNVLCPAETGFAHLFPAIAAN